GTGATTTtggtttaaaatttattttatgtgtTTGACGTCTTCGAGGGGGGCATAAGCCAATAGTCGGACAGTTACGGTAAATTGGAGTTTCATGGTGGAATGTAATATAAAAGTATTGGTTAAATGAGGATAAAGTTACTTCCAATCCCTCAGGATTGTtctcattaacaaaaaaaattacgcaaAACGGAGAATAATTccattgagaaataaattaattggagCATTATATAGAGCAACACTATGAAAAGCTGGAACAGGCACTTTCATTTTCTATTGATCATTTGCCTCGATAGAAGTTGAAATCGTCTGGAAAATAATTCCCATCCAGAAATTGATTTGTTCACCCTATCTAATGGAAAGTGGTAACAACTCAATTTTATGGAATACCTGCGATCCACAAAAATTGCCAATAATTTCTGAGTTGTTCAATAGTTGCCACTGCAGTCATTAGCTAATTCGAGATAATGAAACCTTTCATGATcaaacgataaaaattaatcaactcaAGAACTCCGCAAAGGGGGTAAATAATTGGGCTCAGTCCGACCAACTTGACTTGACGACTTGATCAAAGATTTCCTCACTTCGAAGTCCTGATGACTACACGTGCCAATAACTGCTAAACAATTTAACCAAATCATGTAGAATCCGCTTCACAATAACTCTCAACCTGTTAATTTCTTGTTCCAGAAATTTGAAAGATGTTACACAGTGCTACAGACCCTGACGTCGGGTCTCACAGAGAAAGAAGTTCACGATACCCTAACAAACGCAGTTTGCAAAGAAAAACCCCACGAGGAAGTGTCTCTGGGTCTGCTCGTGGTGATCCTAACAGATCCTCAAGAAGCAGCAAAAAGCTATCGAGACCTAACTCTGATAACACGTGACGGTCTGGGAATAGTGGTAGCCCACTTGAATCAATTGGTACTCGAGCGTTATCTTCGCCTACACGACACAGGTCGAGGTCAACTGCTGTGGCTTCTCCGGGAGATGATTCGAACAAGTATAGCCGGAATCGACAACTTGTGCCTGAGTCTGTTGAGACATGCAGCTGGTGGTGATACATCAGTTCGCAATCTCTACTTAGTCGAAGCCCTTCTGGAAATATTCCAAGAGTGTCGTGCATGGCTCGACAAATTTCCCTTCCTCGTTGCCTCAATCGTCTACACCTATCTCCGATTAATTGAGGACCACAGTGCCCCTCAGTTAATAGTCCTCAGACAGAAGGAAATAATATTCACAGTTTCTCTTCTTCGTGAACGAATGGTCGACTGCCTTGTGATAGGACGAGATTTGGTTCGTTTGCTCCAAAATGTTGCCAGAATACCAGAGTTCGAGGTACTGTGGAGGGACCTCTTGACTAACCCCAAGACCATCTGCCCTAGCTTCACGGGAATCCTCCAACTCTTGGAAACACGAACATCGAGAAGATTTCTACAGTCAAGATTGACTCCAGACATGGAGCGAAAGCTTGTTTTTCTGACGAGTCAAGTGAGATTTGGCAATCACAAGAGGTACCAAGACTGGTTTCAACGTCAATACTTGGCAACACCAGAGTCCCAATCCCTCAGATGTGATTTAATTCGGTTTATTGTTGGTGTCATACATCCCACAAATGAACTACTTTGCTCGGACATTATTCCCAGATGGGCAGTTATTGGATGGTTACTGACTACATGCACATCAACTGTGGCCACCAGTAATGCCAAACTCGCCCTATTCTACGACTGGTTGTTCTTTGATCCTGACAAAGACAACATTATGAACATTGAACCTGCCATTCTCGTCATGCACAATTCAATGAGGTCACATCCTGCTGTCACTGCCACTCTTTTAGACTTTCTCTGCCGGGTGAGTGTAGTTAAATCGATAATTCAAATTAACCTTTCAGTCGAATTGTTTTTATCTATTAATTATCTATTATAATTCGATATTACTAATTTTTGTTAGATAATACCAAACTTTCATCCAACGCTGACGGAGAAGGTTAGAAACGGAATATTTTCGTCACTGAAACAAATACTTGAGAAACGAGTTTTACCAAGTTTGTATCCACTTTTTGACAGTCCTAAGCTGGATCGAGAGCTGAGGGCTAAAATCAGGGAGACATTCAAGGAATTTTGTCTACCACCCAATGCTGATCCTGGTgacttattattattattattattattattcattatgcATGGCCACACTGTTAACCAtaattttcgttaatttttttgagatgctcatgattttttaatgagtgatGGGTCATTTTGAGGGTTTAAGAGGGATTCAGAGTGAAATTTGCACATTTTCAGTTGCTGAAAATGATTTATAAGTCACGAACGTTTTCATATATCATTCGAAATCTAAAAagctgagaaaatttttgtatCCAACCAATTTAATTCCTTAAATCAGGCGAGAACtatttttttggatttctAGTTCCGAAATACTGGTCGGACAACTGTTTTGACTTAATGCAAAATTGTTGGTGGTGTTCAGTGAAATGTGCAGCGAGATAATCACCATAATTttagttttattattcaataaataatcaatagaGATTACCATTGATCATAAACTAACGCCCATTCATAAAGTCTCCTGTTGACAACTGTCGAATTTTCCATCTGTCagtctttgaaaaatatttttggaatgaaagatagaaaattgtttatttcactACTCTCCCCTATGCAATTATCCTGCATCTTTCAGTCTACACCCAGATCTCCCTAAactaacaatatttttttgtatcaaACCACAATTACCTCAGCAGCAGGTAATAAGGTTCACCTATATTCAGGTAAAATCGATGAGCTGAAGGATTTCGGGCCAGGGCTGATGCTGGACAACAGTGTGGGCATAAACGATAATAATCACCTGGATCAAGAGCACGAGGCAGCCTTCAGTGACGACGAGGAAGAGATAATGCCCCGAATAACAAAAGTCGATTCTGAGGACGACGACGAGGATATGCCCCTATCAAaagttaaattgaaaaaagacCAGAAGAACTCCAATTGCATCAAGAAGGAAGATGAATTGACATCATTACTCAATGTAATAATTGAGCCTGAGGAACTGAAGAGAGCCATCGAGAACTTGTACACAGAAACAGACAATGAGTCTAAATGCCAGATAATGGAGACCATTGTTCAGATGATCATTGAGGATGACGTTGGGGCTGATATGATAGCACCACTTGCCATGTGTCTTTCTACGATTCTCGAGTCACAGATAACTGCCTCAATATTTCCAGCTGATAGTTCCAATGATGAAGCTCTAACCGACACCATAAGTACCCCAGTCTTCGTcatgtttcgtaatttttgtcAATTATGCCAGGAGGAGGACAACAGGAAAAAGTTTATAGGCCATGTGCTGGCGGAGTTGCAGAAGATTCAACCAAGAATTGGCTATCTCTTACTTTATTTCCTCAAGGTATGGGGACGAGAGGAGGAGAAACGCGAGGGATTAGCTAGCAATGTCACCAGTGAAGTTAAAGCATCTGTTTATAAAGACTTTTGCGCCCAGAGAGATAAGAAGTTGGAGACATGTCTGTTGACGGATCTTAAGGTACCATTACAATTCCAACAGTTAAGCTTGATTTTCTGAAGTATTCAAATACCTTCTCTAGGCCCTTCTGGCGTTCTGTACTATATTAAAGTCTATAATCAATTAACGTGAAAACGATATGAGGTGTTTCAAACCAAATGAGGCAGTGGCTGACCTTCATCGACACTTTTAGAAATcaatagtcgatttttttacggTCGAGGGCACAGAAAAACCATtggtcactttttttttcaatcaagttGAAACAAACGGAGCCTCACTCATACAATCAATGTTTCAATCAGTAAATTTCACTTCTCATCGGGgcaatttgtttaatttttcagttGTGTCATGAAGACAGTGTCTTCCTTCTCTGCTACCTGCTCCCAGACGTATTCACAGGGTTTCAGGGAATAGCCCTGGGTAATGCCCAACTCCTACACTTGGTAGTATCAACCGTGGACTCTTGTCAACTCCAGGAGCTCGTTTGTCAGATAATGCAGGGACAGCTGAAGATGTTGGAGAAGGATTCATTCATGAATCTTCTCACTGCTAGTTTAAACTGGGAGACCTTTGAACAGTACTGCTTCTGGCAATTGACATTTGCCCACGACTTTCCGATCAAATATGTACTGCCTGTGTTACCAAAATTGCAGTTTAGGGATCATGCTGAGGCACTCACTGCTATTCTATTTATGCTCAAACAAGAAAGGTATGGTAAACTTTGACTttcagaaatatattttggtcAGTGAGATAGACATATCTGCACTACCCACTTTCTTAATGTTGTGGAATCGTTGtatatgaaaaaatcgaaCCAATCGATATATCGCCTAGATGCTACCAAACTACCAATTATGAGTCAAAGTTTTAAATTGTCGTTTGTGACTTGatatttttgtgaaaatttctctttaaaaattcaaagtgaaATTAAATCCAAATCCATAACATCCAACaagaaactaaaaaatcgagaaattgACAAATTCCAAATCTTCcatttggaatgaaaaatcattctatGATTTCCGATGTTTTCTATACTCAAGACAGGAGAAtaaccgaaaaaaataataattgataatattttcttttcaatagaCCGACATTAGAACTACTGAGACAACTATTCACTCGTCAAAACACCGACGGCGACATGTTTGTCGTAGCAGCTCTTCGCTACTGGTGTCGCGATTACGAAGACAAACTCGGTGAACTGTTGGCTAATTTATTGAGCTCGAGGTACCCAGCAACGAGTCCCAATAAGCGAAAACGCGCTGGTGCCAAACAGAATCAACAGGCAACAAGTCCACCAACTGGTGAACAAGTCCTAGGTCATCTGGATCAGTTGAGACAGCACTGTCGTGCCTCTGCTGATCTCCAATTGTATCAGACCGAGAATATGCAGAAAGCACTGCAGCAGGCACAAGCTGCCAGTACTGATTCCTTGAGAAAGAGCTATGGAGATTTGTTTGCACTTGCTGAGGTGAATGAGGAGAACGAATCACCACCAATTTCTAGCTCGAGGAAACACACGTCCTCGACAACTGGAGGAAAGGGATACAAACGTGCGGGGGCTAGTACGAGAGAGAGATCTGCTAATAAACGACCACCACCGAGGGACAGGGGAACTGAGAGCAGTGAACAAAGTAGTGAGGTACGCAATGATATCAATTTTGTACTACGACAACTATTCGGTTGATAATTATGCTGATTAGTGTGCACTGTGCAATGATATTTGTCACTCAATGGAGATAAATTGAATTGGCTCTCTTGAGATGTGATGCtttgattttttacttttgtaGTTATTGTGAAATCTCATTTCTTTgtactattttattttattttctttttctttctgtctacgcatttatattaatttcatgTTACCTAtgcttattatttttttactttaattCAGTTATGACATTGATTATGAAGGAGTTATGTTAAATAGCAATTGAAATTGGCTTTTGAGGATTAAAATAAAGATACGAAGGAAAAGTCATTCGAAATCTCATTCAAGTAGTAGAAAGGTCCCTTCatatattcagaaaaaaatatttccaactaTTTTCACCTTTATATTAAAACAATATAGCACGGTATTTTCTTGTGGTCGAATAAGTGACAATAAATTGCACGTATTTCTTCACTTGTGTCGGCCATAACTTGGGTTTCTCTGGTGTTGTTTAATATGGATAGAATATTAATAGTTTGAAGTTTTATGATCTAATTTTAGGGAGAATCGTTGAACAAATACTAAGAATCGTCCGCGgaataaaatcgaaaaatgatttttttcatgtctctGGGAAGTTTTGAGATCAAAATATTATTGCGTTCATGCAGTTCAGTAGTAAATTGTTTGGTTCGAGTTTGAAGCGTTCGAACATTCTATGACAATAATATTTGGCTCAGGAGGCCGGTTACTCACTCAAGATGATGCCGTCGTCAGATGACAATGTCGCACGCAGAGAACAAAGCCGCAATTTTTGGCTTCTAATGTACTATGTAGCACCCAAAAAGGCTTTCCTTGAATTCACTGTTTGTATACACCACAGACTGCCATTGCTATTCCTTTGTGTTCACTCCCTCATAAGATCGCAAATTAATCGAAAAgtattattcacatcaaaaTGGCCCTTCAAAGAATTGCTTATTAATTAATAGAGATGCTAGGCTACTGTAAACAGCCTTTTGTGAGCACTATCACTAATTTGTCCGTAATACACCGCATAAAAATAACTAAAATCCTCGACAAGTCGCGAACTAACGAAGCTAGGCCTCCACCGAGGTCCTGTGATGTTTTCCCGCCACTCGCATTCAGTGATTACCACTACACAACACTAAATCGACACTTTTCACCTTTTGCGCAACTCTCGCTAGACTATGGCGTCGCGACTGAGCGTCCCCGCTTGCGCGATCAGATGCCGGTTTGCGCGTGCGCAGAAATTTTGTTTGGTCGACGACTGAAGTCaaaatagaaattattatttttgcaaGGATTGCAGGACATTTTACGaaactttgaaattaatttcattgaaaaatattaagggTAAAAATCGAAGGAATAATATTAGTTTATAATTGAAGAGAAATTCATTTGTGTACACAGACACACAGGTACTTGCACATAAACATATGGTCCAAAAATTGCATTTCCGGATATGGGGATTTGAGTGGGTCAGGAAGAGCCATGAACATTATCAACTTCAAAGTTCCTTTATCATTACCTTAGATTGAAGGATCATTGCCACTGCAAAAGTGCAGAAAGGTTGATGAcattctgaataattttttttgttaaataaattaccGGTCTAGTTtttgaaacaaaaatcaataaaaaatgaggctTGAGCCCAGCAACAGCCGAGTAATAACCCAGTTAAAATTAAAGATTGCaattagtattttttaaattcaatgtgAAGGTATCAATAACTttaagaaaattatgaaaattgtgaaaatgatATGTCactgaataatattttcttttatttatagGACGAATTGATTACAAAACCAAAGCAAgcgaagaagagaaaaaagatGAATCCCGTGGGTTCGGACAGTGACTGACCATCCCCTTCACCGTCGATAATTAAAACCATAAATCGTTTGATATCTGGGCATCACAAACAACTTAAACTACCCCTCAGTGCACGTAATTAATGAGTGCACgcaaacaagaaaaaaaaaaacccaagcGTGTAATTCTGATGTGAAAGTGAAATCAATGAAGAGGAACTAAGACTTTCCTCTCTCTATTTAGCAGATAAATACGAAGTTAATTATTTTCGTTAGTAATGACTagatcatatttttatttcttaaaaCCGTCTTGTACATTCTTTTCCTTTCCACATGTACaattatgtgaaaaaaatggattgAGTGAATGTCAAGGGATtctaattgtttattaacttGAACATTGTTGTAAcgagtaataaatattttttttgtgaataatttatcCCACATTATCtcgaattttattgataaaacgATAAAGTTGTCGATTCGTTGTTCTTTTTACTCAAgccaattattaatttttttcattaataaaaagtttatcttATCAGTAAAATGTAAATTACCTGTAAAATCGGTCTTTTAGGTGAACTAAATGCCTGTACTATGTATTTGTAGACTGTacatattcatgaaaaatgaaaaaaagggagaGAATGTGAGACAAAATAATGAGTCGAGTGTTTTGAATAATCATTAATGCGCCTTACAAGGTTTTCCCTATTAAATCCACGAGCTAAAACCCacaaaaatgttaattaataattgtgaaagcaaaattgttgattaattaattacaggAGACTATTGATATCGTAATTCCCTTGGCACTGAGTCgatcaaattttttatatttgtaaATACATATCGACGCTCTATAATTAGAGGACTGAGTGTGTAAATGtcgagataattaaattgaccATTGTAAAAATGAGTGGATGGAGtacaaattgaatgaatatttaaatttttgtttaaatccTGTACACAGTTGACGTGTAAATACATGAATTTTAGGGTAACAAGTAGCTCGTGAATTCATAAACATTAGATGTTTTTAACGAACCTTGTATACATCAATTACACGCACTAAATATGTAAATACTTAGTGGttaccaaaaataaaaataatgaaattaaaaacataATATCGCctattttattacttttttattgaataattaggGGGCAAGATGTCtgattatttcttttattttgtattattcattatttttatgtcaCATTGAtagttgaaaattgaaaattcacttttttcacgCCTTAAAACAATTAGtgagaaataaatatgaaacACTTGAAAATTCCTCGAGGCATATAATTCTGGTTTCAATTGTTCGTTCTGTACACGCCGCCTTGATACGCAATAAATTCAAGAAAGCTCATTCTCTTGGATGCATAAAAAcacaaaataatagaaaaaatgtaaacaaaTATGAAAcatttattacaatttttccagGCATAAAattgccttttttttttatcacaaagACGACAggacaaatttttaaattcttaatgataagatgaaaaattaatgtcaatAGAAGTTATCTCTATGTACAATTGATTCAAATAGCTGATGAATTCAATAGAACAAAATAAATAGTCATTTCCGCATTTTCTATAATGTGAGATTATGTACAATTGCTATGCTTTGCAAACATCAAGTACCTCTGAACGAAAATATTCGTGTAACTAAAATTAATGTTCACAGTATTCACCAATGGCCTTTCTTAGGAATGAAGTTACATTATGTTATACAACACCTGTCTCTCAATATTATACAAACGGGGGATCTAAGAGTAATCATAATCACACTTTCGTTGTTCACCTTGTGCTCGTCCTCGTATTTTCCTATTTAcacattagaaaattttacaaatCTTGTCAATTGACAGAGTTGCTtactgttattattatttaatttaatatatcACTTCGTAGACAGTTGCTTTCTTGTCACCGGAGCCGGTAACGATGAACTTGTCATCAGCGGAGATGTCACAGCTGAGGACTGATGAGGATTCTTTCGACTGTGAAAGAAATTTGCTtgctaaaaattttttcttcgattGTAGAATTTTACCAATTATCTCATTAAGAGATCCATACTCAATCCACTATATAAAATCGTCAGTGgtggaattttttgtcaatttatttGTGCAATTTGAAATTTGGTGACTGGAATGTGTGAATCTACACGATAAGTCCTTTCCAAATTAATAAAagtcaattgaatatttcgaGACATTTGTAAAAAACAATTACCCACCTGGAATATTGATGCTCCATACGGTGTGCGCCAGGCATTAAGTAGATTATCCTTACCCGTGGAAACAAACCACTTGCCGCAGGATGCGAACCTAAGTGACAGTACACAAGAGTCGTGGAGATGCAGCTGATATTTATCACTCTTGTTGGCATGCAGGACCTCGACAAAGGAGTTCTCCATCCCAACAGCTAGCCACTCACCAGTGGGACAATAGCCAAGAGAAAATATCTGTGAAGTGAAGTCATGCTGCTGCAATTGCCTACCCTCCCTGAGATCCCAGGATCTCACAGTATTGTCCAAGCCCCCTGTCCACAATTTCCCCCCATCAGCCGATATGTCAATGCAGGAGGCGCCATCGGTATGCCCCTGGAACTGTCTCACCAGTGAGTTATTCTGAAGATCCCAAACAGCAATATTACCATCGCTACAGCACGAGAAACAGACTTTCGAGTCTGGTGATATGGCGAGAGCATAGCAAGCAGGTGCTGACGATGTTAATTCAGCCTTTATCCTCGGTGTGGGACTGGCTAAGTCCCAGATACTCAACTGACTCGCCTCCCCACCGACAATTAAAGTCCTCCCATCAGGCAAAAGCTTCACCGATCTTATGTAATTGTCTGGCTGTAGACAATCGAGTTGTGACACGGCTTTTGTTCCACCACCCTGACCAATATCCCAGACTTTGACACAACCTTTACCCCCGGTGTAGACGTATTTCGTCGGATTTGATATTGTCACAGCGCAGACAACCTCACCATGAATCAAGGTGTTCAACTGTCGTGCGTGACGGGGAATTCCGGGTGCCAGTAGGGCATCCGTTGGGAAGGGCACTGGCTGAAGCTGACCCTCACCGTTCATGTGAAATGAGTACGCACTGAAATATATtagcaacaatttttatttatcattttttgaaatcaaCATTTGTATATCCACGAAGGCAGAGTGACTACTTACGGTTTACCACCGGGGATGTTGCTCAAACCATTTGCTGAGGGGACCCTCACGTGACCGTCGAAACTGAGCTGGTAATTAGGAAAAACGGAATTAATATTTCGAGATAAAGTTAATGAACGGGAAATTATCATTGGATGCCCTGTGGCATATGAACCTAAACATtaaaacgtaaaaaatcatttccgaGCTGATCCCTTTTCCCCCGAATATCCGCCGTACACCCAACATCATTTTTCACAAATATCTGTTTGCGACGGAAAGTTTTCACATATCCTCAGAGCTTTGACCACAAATTCCGAGAAATTTCACCGTAAAATATTGGCAACTTACTAATGATGCTCTCGAATAAGATAAACTATTATAAGAAGATGGAGACTGAGGTGTCTCACTGCCTCGGGATGGTAAACCCTGATATCCCTGCAGCGCTGTTTGCTGCGAAGATGGCAGATGATAGACCCGGGACCCCAAGGCACCAGGAATTGACGCCATAGTTGGCGTACAACTGCGCGAGCCCCTCGCTGCCACTGGAGTGCTCGGCTTGTCGATCTGCAAATCATTCAATGGACTATCAATACTTTTCAATGGCAGTCCTATCTCTCATTAAATTAATCCCGGAATGTTAagatttgataaaattttcgaCTTGCTCGGGGCAAGATCTTACATCTTTACTTTTCAGTGAGGGTGTACTGCGAGCTGAGGAGCTTCCACTTCGTGATGGCGGTCGTTCCTTCACCAGTGTTGCTGCACTGGATACAACGCCAGCGTGACTTTGACCGACGATTTTCTCGAAGGTGCCGTTCTCCCGGTGGTCCGAGTGGTCACCATTCGCATGGGGCGAGGAGACCTCCTTCAAATAATTGGGTCTTATGTTTTTCGCTTTTCATGTTCATTTATGGATTAATTTTATATCAAGAATATCCGACTACTTTCATTACATTTATTCGAGCGAAATCAGAGCTTTTGGAGCTTTCGGAGATTTtacaatgaatttattattcaaacttGGCAGctctaatttttcattgtcacaTTGACGTATTCGAGCATATTTTAaaggcagaaaaaaaaatatgatatgtGATTGTTGCATTAAAGTAGATTTACTTCGTTAGCGACGTCCACAACAAGCTCCTGATCGCTCTTCTCGCCGTCGCTCTCCTGAAAAgccaaacaataaaaaatagttaaaaCTCGACAAATCATTCAACTCATTTGAAGTACATATAGGGTTTTGATTCATCAATTGATCATTCCGAGAGGAATCAAGAGGAAGAGAGGAGAGGCTGATCCACGTGGTGCGTGTGGGTGAATACGTAACGCATTGCAGTGGTGGTGGATGCCGTAAAACCATCTGTACGCACGGCGGAAGCGATTTCGCGGTTGGTACGGATAAAGGGGATTGATTTGGGAGGCACCAAAGGCCAGCCACTCTCACCTCCAATGGGCTCAACTGTTTTAATGCCGGACTTTCAAGCCTGAAGCTTCGGGATTCAGCTCACCTTTGCATATATAATGCAGTCGATGATTTTCTACCTCCCAAAGTGCATTTGATTGATTAGCAGACGATGGAAGTCAATTGCTTTGGggttaaagaattttttcattggactTTGTCAACCCCTCCTTAGGTTCGACTGGATCTTTGTGGGGCAAGCGATTGAAAAAATCGGAAcccaacaaataaataaatcgaatgTTAATTGATGTGGATCTATAGGGGTGCATAACACCTGCATTTGAGACAAAGGGTTGAGAGTTCTatggtttaattatttaaaaaaaaaaattgacagaaaACTTTACCCCTAATGAACAAACAGAGGTACGGACACGTCATAAGTGTCAACCGTCGCAATTAAAGTtgtaagaagaaaaataaaatggaaaagtttGTTACAAAATGACTTTCCATCGACAGTAAATATTGTCGGATGGAGGGTATCTCAATAAGTTGGTATTGATTTCACTGGGTTATAGTTGAGGGTGACGAGGGTTGGGGTT
This DNA window, taken from Diachasmimorpha longicaudata isolate KC_UGA_2023 chromosome 8, iyDiaLong2, whole genome shotgun sequence, encodes the following:
- the Ints3 gene encoding integrator complex subunit 3 isoform X3: MEQGKVTTSRLFTTSCIENKDELEEKFERCYTVLQTLTSGLTEKEVHDTLTNAVCKEKPHEEVSLGLLVVILTDPQEAAKSYRDLTLITRDGLGIVVAHLNQLVLERYLRLHDTGRGQLLWLLREMIRTSIAGIDNLCLSLLRHAAGGDTSVRNLYLVEALLEIFQECRAWLDKFPFLVASIVYTYLRLIEDHSAPQLIVLRQKEIIFTVSLLRERMVDCLVIGRDLVRLLQNVARIPEFEVLWRDLLTNPKTICPSFTGILQLLETRTSRRFLQSRLTPDMERKLVFLTSQVRFGNHKRYQDWFQRQYLATPESQSLRCDLIRFIVGVIHPTNELLCSDIIPRWAVIGWLLTTCTSTVATSNAKLALFYDWLFFDPDKDNIMNIEPAILVMHNSMRSHPAVTATLLDFLCRIIPNFHPTLTEKVRNGIFSSLKQILEKRVLPSLYPLFDSPKLDRELRAKIRETFKEFCLPPNADPGKIDELKDFGPGLMLDNSVGINDNNHLDQEHEAAFSDDEEEIMPRITKVDSEDDDEDMPLSKVKLKKDQKNSNCIKKEDELTSLLNVIIEPEELKRAIENLYTETDNESKCQIMETIVQMIIEDDVGADMIAPLAMCLSTILESQITASIFPADSSNDEALTDTISTPVFVMFRNFCQLCQEEDNRKKFIGHVLAELQKIQPRIGYLLLYFLKVWGREEEKREGLASNVTSEVKASVYKDFCAQRDKKLETCLLTDLKLCHEDSVFLLCYLLPDVFTGFQGIALGNAQLLHLVVSTVDSCQLQELVCQIMQGQLKMLEKDSFMNLLTASLNWETFEQYCFWQLTFAHDFPIKYVLPVLPKLQFRDHAEALTAILFMLKQERPTLELLRQLFTRQNTDGDMFVVAALRYWCRDYEDKLGELLANLLSSRYPATSPNKRKRAGAKQNQQATSPPTGEQVLGHLDQLRQHCRASADLQLYQTENMQKALQQAQAASTDSLRKSYGDLFALAEVNEENESPPISSSRKHTSSTTGGKGYKRAGASTRERSANKRPPPRDRGTESSEQSSEDELITKPKQAKKRKKMNPVGSDSD
- the Ints3 gene encoding integrator complex subunit 3 isoform X2, producing the protein MEQGKVTTSRLFTTSCIENKDELEEKFERCYTVLQTLTSGLTEKEVHDTLTNAVCKEKPHEEVSLGLLVVILTDPQEAAKSYRDLTLITRDGLGIVVAHLNQLVLERYLRLHDTGRGQLLWLLREMIRTSIAGIDNLCLSLLRHAAGGDTSVRNLYLVEALLEIFQECRAWLDKFPFLVASIVYTYLRLIEDHSAPQLIVLRQKEIIFTVSLLRERMVDCLVIGRDLVRLLQNVARIPEFEVLWRDLLTNPKTICPSFTGILQLLETRTSRRFLQSRLTPDMERKLVFLTSQVRFGNHKRYQDWFQRQYLATPESQSLRCDLIRFIVGVIHPTNELLCSDIIPRWAVIGWLLTTCTSTVATSNAKLALFYDWLFFDPDKDNIMNIEPAILVMHNSMRSHPAVTATLLDFLCRIIPNFHPTLTEKVRNGIFSSLKQILEKRVLPSLYPLFDSPKLDRELRAKIRETFKEFCLPPNADPAGNKVHLYSGKIDELKDFGPGLMLDNSVGINDNNHLDQEHEAAFSDDEEEIMPRITKVDSEDDDEDMPLSKVKLKKDQKNSNCIKKEDELTSLLNVIIEPEELKRAIENLYTETDNESKCQIMETIVQMIIEDDVGADMIAPLAMCLSTILESQITASIFPADSSNDEALTDTISTPVFVMFRNFCQLCQEEDNRKKFIGHVLAELQKIQPRIGYLLLYFLKVWGREEEKREGLASNVTSEVKASVYKDFCAQRDKKLETCLLTDLKLCHEDSVFLLCYLLPDVFTGFQGIALGNAQLLHLVVSTVDSCQLQELVCQIMQGQLKMLEKDSFMNLLTASLNWETFEQYCFWQLTFAHDFPIKYVLPVLPKLQFRDHAEALTAILFMLKQERPTLELLRQLFTRQNTDGDMFVVAALRYWCRDYEDKLGELLANLLSSRYPATSPNKRKRAGAKQNQQATSPPTGEQVLGHLDQLRQHCRASADLQLYQTENMQKALQQAQAASTDSLRKSYGDLFALAEVNEENESPPISSSRKHTSSTTGGKGYKRAGASTRERSANKRPPPRDRGTESSEQSSEDELITKPKQAKKRKKMNPVGSDSD
- the Ints3 gene encoding integrator complex subunit 3 isoform X1; the encoded protein is MEQGKVTTSRLFTTSCIENKDELEEKFERCYTVLQTLTSGLTEKEVHDTLTNAVCKEKPHEEVSLGLLVVILTDPQEAAKSYRDLTLITRDGLGIVVAHLNQLVLERYLRLHDTGRGQLLWLLREMIRTSIAGIDNLCLSLLRHAAGGDTSVRNLYLVEALLEIFQECRAWLDKFPFLVASIVYTYLRLIEDHSAPQLIVLRQKEIIFTVSLLRERMVDCLVIGRDLVRLLQNVARIPEFEVLWRDLLTNPKTICPSFTGILQLLETRTSRRFLQSRLTPDMERKLVFLTSQVRFGNHKRYQDWFQRQYLATPESQSLRCDLIRFIVGVIHPTNELLCSDIIPRWAVIGWLLTTCTSTVATSNAKLALFYDWLFFDPDKDNIMNIEPAILVMHNSMRSHPAVTATLLDFLCRIIPNFHPTLTEKVRNGIFSSLKQILEKRVLPSLYPLFDSPKLDRELRAKIRETFKEFCLPPNADPAAGNKVHLYSGKIDELKDFGPGLMLDNSVGINDNNHLDQEHEAAFSDDEEEIMPRITKVDSEDDDEDMPLSKVKLKKDQKNSNCIKKEDELTSLLNVIIEPEELKRAIENLYTETDNESKCQIMETIVQMIIEDDVGADMIAPLAMCLSTILESQITASIFPADSSNDEALTDTISTPVFVMFRNFCQLCQEEDNRKKFIGHVLAELQKIQPRIGYLLLYFLKVWGREEEKREGLASNVTSEVKASVYKDFCAQRDKKLETCLLTDLKLCHEDSVFLLCYLLPDVFTGFQGIALGNAQLLHLVVSTVDSCQLQELVCQIMQGQLKMLEKDSFMNLLTASLNWETFEQYCFWQLTFAHDFPIKYVLPVLPKLQFRDHAEALTAILFMLKQERPTLELLRQLFTRQNTDGDMFVVAALRYWCRDYEDKLGELLANLLSSRYPATSPNKRKRAGAKQNQQATSPPTGEQVLGHLDQLRQHCRASADLQLYQTENMQKALQQAQAASTDSLRKSYGDLFALAEVNEENESPPISSSRKHTSSTTGGKGYKRAGASTRERSANKRPPPRDRGTESSEQSSEDELITKPKQAKKRKKMNPVGSDSD